Proteins from one Nicotiana tabacum cultivar K326 chromosome 23, ASM71507v2, whole genome shotgun sequence genomic window:
- the LOC107801575 gene encoding protein LURP-one-related 17-like isoform X1, with product MLLFLKSISFRSVNPQNQVSDHDQDLKNNSCRELATITSTSTSCISLTVWRKSLIFSCKGFTVIGSDGSLVYRVDNYSGGRNQITLMDGSGKPILTVCRHKQKLRLVDNNWFIYEGEVGDDNYHSSSSKSSSSRKKPIFCVKKQMKILHSNINVLAHVYYQGMSEKRYSYIIEGSYANRSCKVLDAESRNVVAEIRKKKAVTDGVTFGLEVFVLVVMPGFDSGFAMGMVLLLDQMFS from the exons ATGCTTCTCTTTTTAAAATCAATAAGTTTCAGATCAGTCAATCCACAAAATCAAGTATCAGATCATGACCAAGACTTGAAGAACAATAGCTGCAGGGAATTAGCTACTATTACTTCAACTTCAACGTCATGTATATCTCTAACAGTTTGGAGAAAATCACTAATTTTCAGCTGTAAAGGTTTCACAGTAATTGGATCTGATGGCAGTTTAGTGTATAGGGTTGATAATTATTCCGGCGGCCGCAATCAAATCACTCTCATGGATGGCTCTGGAAAACCCATCCTCACCGTATGTCGCCATAAG cAGAAGCTAAGACTAGTAGACAACAATTGGTTCATATATGAAGGAGAAGTTGGGGATGATAATTACCACAGTAGTAGTAGCAAGTCTTCATCGTCAAGAAAGAAGCCTATATTCTGTGtaaagaaacaaatgaagattttACATAGTAACATCAACGTTCTTGCCCATGTTTATTATCAAGGGATGTCTGAGAAGAGATATTCTTATATTATCGAAGGGTCATATGCTAACCGATCATGCAAAGTGTTGGACGCTGAGTCAAGAAATGTTGTAGCAGAGATAAGGAAGAAGAAAGCAGTAACTGACGGTGTAACTTTTGGATTAGAGGTTTTTGTATTGGTTGTAATGCCAGGATTCGACTCTGGATTTGCCATGGGTATGGTGTTGTTGCTAGATCAAATGTTCTCCTAA
- the LOC142177404 gene encoding uncharacterized protein LOC142177404, whose amino-acid sequence MSYDIKVWRVIKKGNLPIPPKKDENDQIIISTDPLDLDDYTDEQAAVITVNSKEKNLLYIAISGEEYEKISSYETFKKMWDKLEITYEGTNNVKETRINLLVRDYELFQMKDGESVEEMFSRFSKILGDLKSFGRPIKNGEQKTHLDRKIQQEKKKAVAFKATVVEPENEEEEEEGEQDENIAMLSQVVASMMRKNIFSKRGKSNFRRGRTNNENNKNNGRCYECGKYGHIQADCPLLKTKLSRNFQKKKSFGAWSDEEEFDLEEIANMCFMAMKEDSNEDSGELGLMEDEGTSEVRLPTCSNCCELQEFVNIALADIERVLNELRKIQREKKDWALKLEVCEIERDMLQEEVNEL is encoded by the exons ATGTCATATGACATCAAAGTTTGGCGTGTTATAAAAAAGGGAAATCTTCCGATTCCAccaaagaaagatgaaaatgatCAAATCATTATATCAACTGATCCACTTGACTTGGATGATTACACTGATGAGCAAGCTGCCGTTATAActgtgaattccaaagaaaaaaatCTATTGTATATTGCTATCAGTGGAGAAGAGTATGAAAAGATTTCAAGCTATGAAACTTTCAAGAAAATGTGGGATAAATTGGAAATCACATATGAGGGAACCAACAATGTAAAAGAAACAAGGATCAACCTTCTAGTTCGTGACTATGAGCTATTTCAAATGAAGGATGGAGAATCAGTGGAAGAAATGTTCTCCAGATTCAGCAAAATCCTTGGAGATCTAAAATCCTTTGGTAGACCAATAAAAAATGGAGAACAG AAAACTCACTTGGACAGGAaaattcaacaagaaaagaagaaagcaGTAGCCTTTAAAGCAACTGTGGTTGAaccagaaaatgaagaagaagaggaagaaggagaaCAGGATGAAAACATAGCCATGCTTTCTCAAGTTGTAGCTAGCATGATGAGGAAGAACATATTCAGCAAAAGAGGGAAATCAAACTTCAGAAGAGGAAGgacaaataatgaaaataataaaaataatggaAGATGCTATGAATGTGGAAAATATGGGCACATTCAAGCTGATTGTCCCCTACTGAAGACAAAACTCAGCAGGAACtttcaaaagaagaagtcttttgGAGCCTGGAGTGATGAAGAAGAATTTGACCTTGAAGAAATTGCAAATATGTGTTTCATGGCCATGAAAGAAGATAGCAATGAGGACTCAGGTGAACTCGGTCTTATGGAAGACGAGGGAACTAGTGAGGTACGTCTTCCTACTTGTTCTAACTGTTGTGAACTTCAAGAATTTGTTAATATTGCTCTTGCAGATATTGAAAGAGTTCTAAATGAACTCAGAAAAAtccaaagagaaaaaaaggacTGGGCCTTGAAGTTGGAAGTGTGTGAAATTGAACGTGACATGCTTCAAGAGGAAGTAAATGAACTTTAA
- the LOC107801575 gene encoding protein LURP-one-related 17-like isoform X2 yields the protein MLLFLKSISFRSVNPQNQVSDHDQDLKNNSCRELATITSTSTSCISLTVWRKSLIFSCKGFTVIGSDGSLVYRVDNYSGGRNQITLMDGSGKPILTVCRHKKLRLVDNNWFIYEGEVGDDNYHSSSSKSSSSRKKPIFCVKKQMKILHSNINVLAHVYYQGMSEKRYSYIIEGSYANRSCKVLDAESRNVVAEIRKKKAVTDGVTFGLEVFVLVVMPGFDSGFAMGMVLLLDQMFS from the exons ATGCTTCTCTTTTTAAAATCAATAAGTTTCAGATCAGTCAATCCACAAAATCAAGTATCAGATCATGACCAAGACTTGAAGAACAATAGCTGCAGGGAATTAGCTACTATTACTTCAACTTCAACGTCATGTATATCTCTAACAGTTTGGAGAAAATCACTAATTTTCAGCTGTAAAGGTTTCACAGTAATTGGATCTGATGGCAGTTTAGTGTATAGGGTTGATAATTATTCCGGCGGCCGCAATCAAATCACTCTCATGGATGGCTCTGGAAAACCCATCCTCACCGTATGTCGCCATAAG AAGCTAAGACTAGTAGACAACAATTGGTTCATATATGAAGGAGAAGTTGGGGATGATAATTACCACAGTAGTAGTAGCAAGTCTTCATCGTCAAGAAAGAAGCCTATATTCTGTGtaaagaaacaaatgaagattttACATAGTAACATCAACGTTCTTGCCCATGTTTATTATCAAGGGATGTCTGAGAAGAGATATTCTTATATTATCGAAGGGTCATATGCTAACCGATCATGCAAAGTGTTGGACGCTGAGTCAAGAAATGTTGTAGCAGAGATAAGGAAGAAGAAAGCAGTAACTGACGGTGTAACTTTTGGATTAGAGGTTTTTGTATTGGTTGTAATGCCAGGATTCGACTCTGGATTTGCCATGGGTATGGTGTTGTTGCTAGATCAAATGTTCTCCTAA